The nucleotide window GACTTTTAAGATAGAATACCATTCCTAGAATCAGCTGGACGTGAGCAATGGTAGCGGTCCAATGTCTTACTGAATTGTCAGCTCCTGTAAATTTGCGGTCTGAAAAATAACCTCTAAAAGCACGGAAAATTGCATAAATCAGACTAAGTAAAACCAGCCATCGGGTTTGGGAATGTAAAAAGGTAAGGGTCTGATACATCGTTTATTTTTTTGAACACAGCAAAGGTATAATAAAAACATACTAACTAGTATGTTTTTGAGCAAAAAAATTATTGAAGGGTCTTAAAATATGATTTAAGTCCTTTTAAATAAGTGAGATATACTTCTTTTGAATTTTCAAGTTTACCAAGATTTCTAACGCCCCAATAGCCTGAAATAACAAAAACACTGACTTCCTTTGCACTGACTTCTTTTTTAATGATACCAGATTCTTTCCCTTTTTCAATACTTTCAGCAAGAGCCAATTCCCATTCTTTTGAAAGATCGTGCAAAGCCTGTGTGAAAGCAGTATGCCAGGGCGCCATTTGCTGTATGAAATTGGACGTGGGACAGCCATATTCAACTTTCAGAAAATCATTTTCCATAAGGAGATGATACATGATATCATAGATGCTGTCCAAAGGGTTCTTGCTGTTCTGAAGAGAATCAATAAAAGTTTTTTTGAAATTAGGTTTCATCAGATCGGTAATAATAGCAAGACCCATTTCATCTTTTGTTTTAAAATGATAATAAAAAGCCCCTTTGGTCACCTGAGTCGTTGCGATAATTTCATCAATGCTTGTGGTCTGAAAACCCTTTACATAGATCAATTCGAACGCTTTCTGGAGAATCGTAAGGCGGGTTGCTTCTGATTTTTTCATTAAAACTTCTGATTATTCTGCAAAGGAACAAATTTTAAGTGTAAAATAAAACTATCATTATTCTGATAATTAATTACAATTTAAATAATTTTTATAATACAATTATTCACCGGAAATTTGTCTCGTCAATATCAACAAAATACAAGACAATGAATTATCAAAAAGAAATACAGGTCAAAGCATCACAAACTATTAAAAAAGGTTTGCCTGCAGCACTTTGGGCATTAACGATAAGTGCTTTCGGAATAGGAACCACTGAATTTGTAATTGTCGGATTGCTTCCTACAGTAGCTTCTGATCTTGGAATCAGCATTCCTTCAGCAGGATTATTGGTAAGCCTTTATGCGATAGGTGTAGCGATAGGAGCTCCGATATTAACGGCATTAACAGGAAAAATTCCACGCAAGATGCTATTAGTTTCTATCATGCTGCTATTTGTTATCGGAAACGGATTGGCTTCTATAGCGCCCGGATTTATAACTTTAGTGCTGGCAAGAATACTTACAGGGTTTGCTCATGGGGTTTATTTTTCCATAGGCTCTACCATCGCAGCTTCTCTGGTACCTGAAGAAAAGAGGGCTACTGCTAT belongs to Chryseobacterium gleum and includes:
- a CDS encoding TetR/AcrR family transcriptional regulator, producing MKKSEATRLTILQKAFELIYVKGFQTTSIDEIIATTQVTKGAFYYHFKTKDEMGLAIITDLMKPNFKKTFIDSLQNSKNPLDSIYDIMYHLLMENDFLKVEYGCPTSNFIQQMAPWHTAFTQALHDLSKEWELALAESIEKGKESGIIKKEVSAKEVSVFVISGYWGVRNLGKLENSKEVYLTYLKGLKSYFKTLQ